The following are from one region of the Pleurodeles waltl isolate 20211129_DDA chromosome 4_1, aPleWal1.hap1.20221129, whole genome shotgun sequence genome:
- the LOC138287297 gene encoding oocyte zinc finger protein XlCOF6-like has product MAHREAQTWAVDKYIPDPQTLTKKNKSYTFSESFSFSSQLKHHQQTHTGKKTFKSSECVKSISQLPELQSHQQTRRGEKPYKCSESVKSFSRLSALNKHQRTHTGEKLFKCSECVKSFSQSSLLKQHQQTHTGEKPFKCSECVKGFSQLSVLKRHQRTHTGERPFKCSECGSTFSYASSLGIHQRTHTGEKPFKCSECVKSFSQSSHLQRHHRTHTGEKPYHCSDCGSNFSLYTTLRKHQQTHTAERPFKCSECVKCFSLSSQLQSHQRTHTGEKPYHCNECGSSFSNSSNLWIHQKTHTGEKPFKCSECVKSFSRLSHLQEHQRTHTGEKPYHCTECGSSFSSSSNLRTHQRTHTGEKPFKCSECVKCFSLSSQLQSHQRTHTGEKPFKCSECAKCFSQLSNLQSHQRTHTGVKPLTLL; this is encoded by the coding sequence ATGGCTCATCGGGAAGCACAGACTTGGGCTGTAGACAAATATATACCCGACCCACAGACACTAACCAAGAAAAACAAATCATACACATTTAGCGAGAGCTTTAGTTTCTCATCTCAATTGAAGCACCATCAGCAAACtcacacaggaaaaaaaacattcaagtccagtgaatgtgtgaagagcatcAGTCAATTACCAGAATTACAGAGCCATCAGCAAACACGCagaggggaaaaaccatacaagtGCAGTGAAAgcgtgaagagctttagtcgattATCAGCCCTAAAtaaacatcagcgaacacacaccggggaaaaactgttcaagtgcagtgaatgtgtaaaGAGCTTTAGTCAATCATCACTCCTAAAACAGCATCAACAAACACACaccggggaaaaaccattcaagtgcagtgaatgcgtGAAGGGCTTTAGTCAATTATCAGTCCTAAAACGGCATcaacgaacacacactggggaaagaccattcaagtgcagtgaatgtggcagcACTTTTAGTTATGCTTCATCATTAGggattcatcagcgaacacacacaggggaaaaaccatttaagtgcagtgaatgtgtgaagagctttagtcaatcatcacacctccaaagacatcatcgtacacacacaggggaaaaaccataccattgcagtgactgTGGAAGTAATTTTAGTCTTTACACAACATTAAGGaagcatcagcaaacacacactgcggaaagaccattcaagtgcagtgaatgtgtaaaGTGCTTTAGTCTGTCATCGCAATTACAaagtcatcagcgaacacacacaggggaaaaaccataccattgcaatgaatgtggaagtagttttagtaattCCTCAAATCTCTGGATTCATCagaaaacacacacaggggaaaagccattcaagtgcagtgaatgtgtgaagagctttagtcggttATCACACCTCCAagaacatcagcgaacacacacaggggaaaagccatatcATTGCAccgaatgtggaagtagttttagttcttcctcaaacctcaggactcatcagcgaacacacacaggggaaaaaccattcaagtgcagtgaatgtgtaaaGTGCTTTAGTCTGTCATCACAATTACAaagtcatcagcgaacacacacaggggaaaaaccattcaagtgcagtgagtgTGCAAAGTGCTTTAGTCAATTATCGAACCTACAaagtcatcagcgaacacacactggggtaAAACCCCTAACATTGTTGTGA